A genomic segment from Kyrpidia tusciae DSM 2912 encodes:
- a CDS encoding hydantoinase B/oxoprolinase family protein, whose protein sequence is MAFSVGASTRVSLKQLVQEVAERTRNTGHYAGLVELELRDKNPFRWEEAMTKLIASAVTAREVAVHIAASPLTRSLGETCFALFTADGDAVALSTGIIVHVHTMSEDIKQMIEAGYEEFPGIREGDIYSNNDPALGNVHTTDIHTLVPIFYQGELVGWAGGVTHQVDIGGVTPGHDIVAATSRYEDGLYMTNEKIGEQGKLLPHYLLRSRQGVRTPLYYDLDEKARIAGAEMIKRAVIQFIDEYGLDFYLRLSREVIEFSRRNFLARVKERLIPGRFRATAFVDTPFSKEAWQPQAQRDTLHHLPLEVVVKADGTLRLDFEGNSGYGPWAWNTALASVLGALWVVLSQMLGYSEVVNEGYNLALETYRPPRTWLNNNEVYDLSRQTPWYLTIPIYTGLYRSLQRGFLSRGYVEEGASGYGMTADPTQGGMVLSGTTGEPKGVYAPITTFEISAVGMGANATRDGIDHGYAMWNPESDMGDVEEWERLQMGLRYLSRRIKPNSAGYGRRRGGAGFETMGLFYGVAGAQAFSLNQGMVFTNAGNCGGYPAFASYTLHVRKTDIEQLWRNHQPYPQGDDPDSPEVNKLPSAEVTRLPYGTYYPRPFDQGDLIYMKYNGGPGYGDPLERPIELCERDLNDGIYTERIMESVYGIIASRDLHGGFVVDRKKSEVKRAEIRRTRRERSVDFAEFYHRERNRVLSGELTPVVRAMYAELADVGPRWWEEYRAVWQLPEEFTL, encoded by the coding sequence ATGGCATTTTCGGTTGGAGCGTCTACTCGAGTGAGTCTGAAACAGTTGGTGCAGGAAGTGGCTGAACGGACGCGGAACACGGGGCATTATGCCGGTCTCGTCGAATTAGAGTTGCGCGACAAGAATCCCTTTCGGTGGGAAGAAGCCATGACGAAACTGATTGCCTCGGCGGTGACCGCCCGGGAGGTGGCTGTTCACATTGCTGCATCGCCGCTCACGCGGAGTCTTGGTGAGACGTGTTTTGCTCTCTTTACCGCGGACGGGGATGCGGTCGCGTTATCGACCGGCATTATTGTCCATGTTCACACCATGAGTGAAGACATTAAGCAAATGATCGAGGCGGGCTACGAGGAGTTTCCCGGGATACGCGAAGGCGACATTTACTCCAATAATGACCCAGCTCTCGGTAACGTGCACACGACAGACATTCATACCTTGGTACCGATTTTCTATCAGGGTGAGTTGGTGGGCTGGGCGGGCGGGGTGACGCATCAAGTCGATATTGGAGGCGTAACCCCGGGCCACGACATTGTTGCGGCCACGTCTCGCTATGAAGACGGGCTGTACATGACCAATGAGAAAATCGGGGAACAGGGAAAATTGCTGCCACACTATCTGTTGCGATCAAGGCAAGGGGTGCGAACCCCTCTATACTACGACCTGGATGAAAAAGCGCGCATTGCCGGGGCAGAAATGATCAAGCGCGCGGTGATTCAATTTATCGACGAGTACGGATTGGATTTCTATCTTCGTCTGTCCCGAGAAGTCATTGAGTTCTCTCGTCGGAATTTCCTGGCTCGAGTGAAAGAACGGTTGATACCAGGACGATTTCGTGCAACCGCCTTTGTAGATACCCCTTTTTCCAAGGAGGCCTGGCAACCTCAAGCTCAGAGGGACACATTGCATCATTTGCCGTTAGAAGTGGTGGTCAAGGCGGACGGAACATTGCGGCTTGACTTTGAGGGTAACAGCGGTTACGGCCCGTGGGCGTGGAACACTGCGTTGGCTTCCGTCCTTGGGGCATTGTGGGTCGTTCTTTCGCAGATGCTCGGGTACAGTGAAGTGGTTAATGAGGGATACAATTTGGCCCTTGAGACCTATCGTCCACCGCGCACATGGCTTAACAACAATGAAGTGTACGATTTATCCAGACAAACGCCTTGGTACCTGACAATTCCGATTTACACGGGATTATATCGGTCGCTTCAACGAGGATTTTTGAGTCGCGGCTATGTGGAAGAAGGGGCGTCCGGGTACGGGATGACCGCAGATCCAACCCAAGGGGGAATGGTACTGAGCGGTACGACAGGGGAACCCAAGGGGGTCTATGCACCGATCACGACATTTGAAATTTCCGCCGTTGGAATGGGTGCTAATGCAACCAGGGACGGCATTGACCACGGTTATGCCATGTGGAACCCCGAGTCGGACATGGGGGACGTTGAGGAGTGGGAGCGGTTGCAAATGGGCCTGCGTTACCTTTCCCGTCGCATCAAACCGAACAGTGCCGGCTACGGGCGTCGAAGAGGGGGCGCCGGTTTTGAAACGATGGGTTTGTTCTACGGGGTCGCCGGGGCTCAAGCTTTCAGCTTAAACCAGGGCATGGTGTTTACCAATGCAGGGAACTGCGGTGGCTATCCTGCGTTCGCATCCTATACGTTGCACGTGAGAAAAACGGATATTGAGCAGTTGTGGCGGAACCATCAACCTTATCCCCAAGGGGACGACCCAGATTCCCCTGAGGTGAACAAACTCCCTTCTGCAGAGGTCACCCGATTGCCGTACGGCACCTACTACCCTCGACCGTTTGATCAGGGCGACTTGATCTACATGAAATATAACGGTGGCCCGGGATATGGAGATCCGTTGGAGCGTCCGATTGAGCTGTGCGAAAGGGATCTGAATGACGGGATCTACACGGAACGCATCATGGAAAGCGTTTACGGCATTATAGCATCACGGGATCTACATGGAGGATTTGTCGTCGATCGAAAAAAGTCCGAAGTGAAACGGGCGGAGATCCGTCGAACTCGGCGTGAACGTTCGGTGGATTTTGCCGAATTTTATCACCGAGAACGAAACCGCGTCCTCAGCGGGGAGCTCACCCCGGTTGTGCGTGCTATGTATGCGGAGTTGGCGGATGTAGGGCCAAGATGGTGGGAGGAATATCGGGCAGTGTGGCAGTTGCCGGAGGAATTTACCTTATAA
- a CDS encoding hydantoinase/oxoprolinase family protein has product MTQRQTRILAIDTGGTMTDTILIDTNGQFVVGKAQTTPDAVSKGIMESLKDAAGQWDINLQEAVSGLELVVYTGTLMLNRVVSRTGMAPLGVLTSSGFEDTLRFGRARQSWHHLSLPERLHAVSHFHPDPLVSRDFIKGVRERVLQTGQVMIPLYEEDVREATLDLLDRGARAIIICYLNSFVNPSHEIRTAEIVSDILKERGMQIPVFLSHRVHPILGEAGRLNAVVIQVYAAEPSRDQLRDLEGTFRDQGSHAGVRLLTNYGTTVSTAYDQLIHTVNSGPTGGIIGAQFLGSVYDLKYLIATDVGGTTFDVGAVINGQIVLRDSGIIDQFWVNTPMVAVDSIGSGTGSFVRVDPVTQRVRLGPDSAGYRVGVCWPEGGVDTVTVNDANLILGYLNPDNFLGGQVKLDRERATRLFKEQIADRLGIDVFEAAWGVHNLANLTLKLHLQQVMLGMGFGPEVFHLVGYGGGGPLHAIGYTHGLDLAGVMIPTWAPGFSAFGAACGEYGVRQEISTDIFVPPPPGVDPTGIALQIMRGAYDTLPPDVKGNVDEQLAQGLRLEAAMRGVLNQVALDQLSRAWSSLKGQIELEASREGLDPTRLRFVFGARMRYAGMLDDLEVQTGAPEIKPETLSELAEQFEVSFDKVYARAARSTEFGYQITRAVVTGYYESVRPTVPEESLDGETPAQGCRKDHRPIFWNGTWHESDVYEMDRVRAGNVLTGPCLVESPATTILVPPEYRLYMDRRRVFWVVRPGEDVAMYKGR; this is encoded by the coding sequence ATGACCCAACGTCAAACGCGAATCTTGGCCATTGACACCGGTGGCACGATGACCGACACGATACTGATCGATACCAATGGCCAGTTTGTGGTGGGTAAAGCGCAAACCACCCCTGACGCGGTTTCCAAAGGGATCATGGAGTCTTTAAAAGATGCGGCGGGCCAGTGGGATATAAACCTTCAAGAGGCCGTGTCGGGATTAGAATTGGTCGTATACACTGGAACGTTAATGCTGAACCGTGTGGTGAGCCGGACCGGTATGGCACCTTTGGGGGTTTTGACCAGTTCCGGCTTTGAAGATACACTACGGTTTGGCCGGGCGCGACAGTCTTGGCATCATTTGTCCCTCCCAGAACGACTGCATGCGGTGTCCCACTTTCATCCGGATCCTCTCGTAAGCCGAGATTTTATCAAAGGGGTGCGGGAGCGGGTCCTCCAAACGGGTCAAGTGATGATCCCCCTCTATGAAGAGGATGTGCGTGAGGCAACCTTGGACCTTTTGGATCGGGGCGCTAGAGCGATTATCATCTGCTATTTGAATTCTTTCGTCAATCCGTCTCACGAAATCCGTACCGCGGAAATCGTCAGCGACATACTGAAGGAGCGGGGGATGCAGATCCCAGTGTTTCTCTCTCACCGGGTACACCCGATCTTGGGGGAGGCGGGAAGGCTGAACGCTGTGGTGATTCAGGTTTACGCGGCGGAACCGTCCCGGGATCAGTTGAGAGATCTTGAGGGTACGTTCAGGGATCAAGGCAGCCATGCGGGAGTACGGCTACTGACTAACTATGGCACCACGGTTTCCACTGCTTACGATCAACTGATTCATACCGTGAATTCGGGCCCGACGGGCGGCATCATCGGGGCCCAGTTTCTCGGGAGCGTTTATGATCTCAAGTACCTAATTGCGACGGATGTAGGCGGGACGACTTTCGACGTCGGAGCGGTGATCAATGGACAGATTGTACTTCGGGATTCGGGAATCATCGATCAGTTTTGGGTAAATACACCGATGGTAGCGGTCGATTCAATTGGTTCCGGTACCGGATCGTTTGTCCGGGTGGATCCGGTTACCCAACGGGTTCGCCTCGGTCCCGACAGTGCGGGGTACCGTGTGGGGGTGTGTTGGCCCGAAGGTGGGGTCGACACCGTAACCGTTAACGATGCCAACCTCATTCTCGGGTATCTAAATCCGGATAACTTTCTGGGTGGCCAGGTAAAATTGGATCGGGAGCGAGCGACGCGGCTGTTCAAGGAGCAAATCGCGGACCGTCTGGGTATCGATGTATTCGAAGCGGCTTGGGGAGTTCACAACCTGGCCAATCTCACGCTCAAGCTTCATTTGCAACAGGTCATGCTCGGAATGGGATTCGGACCAGAGGTATTTCATCTCGTTGGATATGGGGGTGGAGGTCCCCTTCACGCCATTGGGTACACCCATGGTCTGGACCTGGCCGGAGTGATGATTCCAACCTGGGCCCCGGGCTTTTCCGCGTTCGGTGCGGCTTGCGGGGAATATGGTGTACGACAGGAAATTTCCACGGATATTTTTGTGCCACCTCCACCGGGTGTAGATCCCACTGGAATCGCGTTGCAGATCATGCGTGGTGCTTACGATACCTTACCTCCTGATGTCAAGGGCAATGTCGATGAACAGTTAGCCCAAGGTCTGCGGTTGGAAGCCGCCATGAGAGGTGTGTTGAATCAGGTCGCGCTGGACCAGCTGAGCCGAGCGTGGAGTTCTCTGAAAGGCCAGATTGAGCTGGAAGCCTCTCGGGAGGGTCTGGATCCGACTCGATTGCGTTTTGTGTTTGGTGCGCGGATGCGCTACGCCGGTATGTTGGATGATCTGGAAGTACAGACTGGGGCCCCAGAGATCAAACCGGAAACTCTCTCTGAATTGGCGGAGCAATTCGAAGTGAGTTTTGACAAGGTATATGCCCGGGCAGCTCGGAGCACCGAGTTTGGGTACCAAATTACTCGGGCTGTAGTCACGGGGTATTACGAAAGTGTAAGGCCCACTGTGCCGGAAGAGTCGTTGGACGGTGAAACACCGGCGCAAGGCTGTCGAAAAGACCACAGACCGATATTTTGGAACGGCACCTGGCATGAGTCGGATGTATATGAAATGGATCGGGTTCGGGCAGGGAATGTGTTGACAGGTCCGTGTTTGGTGGAGTCGCCCGCGACGACTATTCTAGTTCCGCCGGAGTATCGGCTTTATATGGACCGCCGACGGGTGTTCTGGGTGGTCCGGCCCGGCGAGGATGTAGCGATGTATAAGGGAAGGTGA
- a CDS encoding acetone carboxylase subunit gamma, producing MAVSREKIQRIADMLEGRISTQELFRVIAGQKDPEAFDALVAYFQEKVPWTERVILPLSDHLCIVSKTEGTKKKAIVKCTCGYEFEDYRVNWKVKARVYVRESSEEFHEIYPQYMHAEPGWQVLREYYCPGCLTLLEVEAVPVGYPPTFDALPDIQTLYRDWLRRELPVDDHTFEDLTADYVKTHFTVNH from the coding sequence ATGGCGGTCAGTCGTGAGAAAATCCAGCGAATTGCCGATATGCTGGAGGGACGAATTTCTACCCAGGAGCTGTTTCGGGTGATCGCGGGACAGAAGGACCCCGAAGCCTTTGATGCGTTGGTGGCGTATTTTCAGGAGAAGGTGCCCTGGACTGAGCGTGTGATTCTTCCGCTTTCCGATCACCTTTGCATCGTGTCCAAGACTGAAGGAACAAAGAAAAAAGCGATTGTGAAATGTACCTGCGGATACGAATTCGAGGACTATCGTGTGAATTGGAAAGTGAAGGCGAGAGTTTATGTCCGCGAGTCATCGGAGGAATTTCACGAAATTTATCCCCAGTATATGCATGCTGAACCAGGTTGGCAGGTTTTGAGGGAGTATTATTGTCCTGGTTGCCTTACTTTGCTTGAGGTCGAGGCGGTCCCGGTTGGATATCCTCCTACTTTTGACGCTCTACCTGACATTCAAACCCTTTACAGAGATTGGCTTAGACGCGAATTGCCTGTGGACGATCATACATTTGAAGACCTGACGGCGGACTATGTGAAAACACATTTCACTGTAAATCACTGA
- a CDS encoding LysM peptidoglycan-binding domain-containing protein encodes MNALRPCPPRTFPYFVRPGDTLYHLAQRYRTTVGAIISANPFVDPYHLRIGQQLCIPHQPIYPACPEGNYYTIRPGDTLAAIAQFFNVSLADLIEANPGIDPYHLRVGQIICIPLAVPPVTCPHRYIVQPGDTFYSIAQRFNISVDALMRMNPHVRPEALLIGQTICLP; translated from the coding sequence ATGAATGCCCTCAGGCCCTGTCCACCGCGAACGTTTCCTTATTTTGTGAGGCCGGGTGATACGCTGTATCACTTGGCCCAGCGTTATCGGACCACCGTCGGTGCCATCATCTCGGCCAATCCCTTCGTCGACCCGTACCATCTTCGCATCGGACAACAGCTCTGCATCCCTCATCAGCCCATCTACCCGGCGTGCCCAGAAGGAAATTACTACACCATCCGCCCCGGGGACACCCTGGCTGCCATTGCACAATTTTTCAACGTTTCCTTGGCCGATCTCATTGAGGCAAACCCGGGGATCGATCCCTACCACCTGCGAGTGGGGCAGATCATCTGCATCCCCCTCGCCGTTCCGCCGGTCACCTGTCCCCACCGCTATATCGTTCAGCCCGGCGACACCTTTTACTCCATTGCCCAACGGTTTAATATTTCAGTCGACGCTTTGATGAGGATGAATCCCCACGTTCGTCCCGAGGCCCTGCTCATCGGACAGACGATTTGTCTGCCGTGA
- a CDS encoding methyl-accepting chemotaxis protein — protein MIDRAKWRGKGPQEPTRTGKKSEIQSAPEVTDQLTFLHLSARDLETVRALKSDIKAVVHEVAAEHYDRIEEIPELQAIMDRHSNREQLTGTFVHYFTNLFSIEDFDDNFVNTRRAIGRIHSQVHLPAKWYIASYIRLYEHLIPRLVHSHSRKPDQLADILLSVLKVISFDMQLILEAYEEETEFRFIDHISGIMESILKIDGTANILEASATSKNHAEGISAAAEQLTASIREVAQQASRVADYSDQVIHHVESGRRVIQESLQGMTDLGESFKAAREKIVGLSNAAEDISHIASLIRKIADQTNLLALNAAIEAARAGDHGRGFAVVASEVRTLADQTKESIHRIAGTVEQVQRETRVVRELADQVVDNLGLRVAQSRDALRTLEEIVSQVGHMAEFFNEVAATTEEQAAATDDIAARIDHVLGDVARTDDEANRIGNQIHETSVQANRLRLELIGNIPRLEDAQLVRVVITEHLLWKWWLYNMILGYHVIDEKELLDHRRCRLGQWYEQARNRSPLSSMDSFRAIEEPHIQVHRLAEEIHRLILAGEKAKARSRLADLERASQEVVGHLRQLLQDLKTGKAQTLHAAVSGANTR, from the coding sequence GTGATCGATCGGGCAAAGTGGAGAGGGAAAGGGCCACAGGAACCAACTCGGACGGGCAAGAAATCGGAGATCCAATCAGCTCCTGAAGTTACCGATCAGTTAACATTTCTCCATTTGTCCGCACGGGACTTGGAAACGGTGCGGGCTTTGAAAAGTGACATCAAGGCTGTTGTCCACGAGGTGGCTGCAGAGCATTATGATCGAATTGAAGAGATCCCGGAGTTGCAAGCGATCATGGACCGCCACAGCAACCGGGAACAACTGACGGGGACATTTGTTCATTATTTTACAAATTTATTTTCAATAGAAGACTTTGATGATAACTTCGTCAACACCCGCCGAGCGATCGGACGGATTCACAGTCAAGTCCATCTCCCCGCCAAATGGTACATCGCCTCCTATATAAGACTTTACGAGCATCTCATCCCGCGATTGGTACATAGTCATTCCAGAAAGCCGGACCAATTGGCTGACATCTTGCTTTCTGTGTTAAAAGTGATCTCCTTTGACATGCAGTTGATTCTCGAAGCCTACGAGGAGGAGACCGAGTTCCGGTTCATCGATCACATCTCGGGCATTATGGAGTCGATTCTGAAGATTGACGGAACGGCGAACATCCTGGAGGCGTCTGCGACGTCAAAAAACCACGCAGAAGGGATCAGCGCCGCCGCCGAACAACTGACGGCATCCATTCGAGAGGTCGCCCAACAGGCTAGCCGGGTCGCCGACTATTCCGACCAAGTGATTCACCATGTGGAATCCGGCCGCCGCGTCATTCAGGAATCCCTCCAGGGTATGACAGATCTGGGGGAGTCGTTCAAAGCCGCCCGGGAGAAGATCGTCGGATTATCGAACGCTGCCGAGGATATTTCCCACATCGCCAGTCTCATCCGCAAGATCGCCGATCAGACGAACCTCTTGGCCCTGAACGCGGCTATCGAGGCGGCTCGGGCTGGAGATCACGGTCGGGGATTTGCGGTCGTTGCCTCCGAGGTGCGCACCCTGGCCGATCAGACGAAGGAGTCGATTCATCGGATCGCGGGGACTGTGGAACAAGTGCAACGGGAAACCCGGGTCGTTCGGGAGTTGGCTGACCAGGTCGTCGACAACCTCGGCCTCCGGGTGGCGCAATCCCGGGATGCGCTCCGGACCCTTGAGGAGATTGTCAGCCAGGTGGGACACATGGCGGAGTTTTTCAATGAAGTAGCGGCGACCACCGAGGAACAGGCTGCGGCCACCGATGACATCGCTGCGCGCATCGATCACGTCCTGGGCGATGTGGCCCGCACCGATGATGAGGCGAACCGGATCGGAAATCAGATCCATGAAACCAGTGTTCAAGCCAATCGCCTGCGCCTCGAACTCATTGGCAACATCCCTCGTTTGGAAGACGCGCAGCTGGTCCGCGTGGTCATTACGGAGCACCTGCTGTGGAAATGGTGGTTGTACAACATGATCCTCGGTTACCATGTGATCGATGAAAAAGAGTTGCTCGATCATCGCCGGTGCCGCCTGGGACAGTGGTACGAACAGGCCCGGAATCGGTCGCCCTTGTCCTCCATGGATTCTTTCCGGGCCATTGAAGAACCCCACATCCAGGTGCATCGGCTCGCGGAGGAGATTCACCGGCTCATCCTGGCGGGGGAAAAGGCTAAGGCGCGAAGCCGCTTGGCGGATCTGGAACGGGCATCCCAGGAAGTGGTGGGACATCTGAGGCAGTTGTTGCAAGATCTCAAAACGGGAAAGGCGCAGACTCTCCATGCCGCTGTATCCGGCGCGAACACACGTTAA
- a CDS encoding MerR family transcriptional regulator encodes MSRQYTISDLAQMYDTTTRTIRYYEELGLLRPEREGSRRVYSERDRVRLQLILRGRRLGFHLDEIQELLDLYDLDPTEVYQLREVIRKGDEKLAQIEAQIRDLEAIREELLDLRARMERLLAEKIRGGAES; translated from the coding sequence GTGTCCCGGCAGTATACGATCTCGGATCTGGCCCAGATGTACGACACCACCACCCGTACCATCCGTTATTACGAGGAATTGGGATTACTGCGTCCGGAGCGGGAAGGTTCTCGGCGGGTGTATTCCGAACGGGATCGGGTCAGGCTGCAACTCATTCTGCGGGGGCGGCGACTGGGTTTTCACTTGGACGAGATTCAGGAGTTGCTCGATTTGTACGATCTCGATCCCACCGAAGTGTATCAGCTGCGGGAGGTGATTCGAAAAGGGGACGAGAAGTTGGCCCAGATCGAGGCACAGATTCGGGATCTTGAGGCGATTCGCGAAGAGTTGCTGGATTTGCGGGCGAGGATGGAGCGCCTGCTTGCCGAAAAAATCCGGGGAGGAGCGGAATCATGA